The genomic interval CAAGATCCGAGAGGCCACACAGAACGCCGATGCCAGGGTGAGGGGCACCAGGGTGCAGAGGATGGGGGATGGACAGTCCTGACCCCCAGCATCTCTgaaggaggaggctggggggagaCTTTCAGCTCCTGTTTTCCCTTGCGCAGATGCAAGAGGGGAAGATCATGGAGCGGAGGAAGAAGATTGCACTGGAGCTCTCCGAGCTGGTTGTCTATTGCCGCCCGGTGCCATTTGATGAGGACAGTAAGAGCTGGAGAAGGGGTGTGATGGGATGAGCATGGAAAGAGATGGGTGGGGAAAACCAAGCAGTTGTAGTGGGCTACCCCCAGGCCACCAGAGAGCCCTGTGTCCTCCACTAATGGCCACCTTGGTGTTTTCAGAGATTGGCACCGACAAGGCATGCTACCGGGACATGTCTTCCTTTCCGGAGACCAAGGCAGAGAAGTACGCCAACCGCAGTAAGGGCAAGAAGTTCCTGCAGTACAACCGCCGCCAGCTCAGCCGCATCTACCCCAAAGGGCAGCGCCTGGACTCCTCCAACTATGATCCATTGCCCATGTGGATCTGTGGTAGCCAGCTTGTGGCCCTCAACTTCCAGACGCCTGGTaaatcctgctgctggggtggtTGCTGGGCTTATCCCTGGAGGTCACCCCAAAATCCCCATCCCCAGTGGCTCTGCCCTGGGTTCTGTTGGTGGAGGTGGTTTGAATGATCTCTCCAACCTTTTTCCTCATCCTGATGGGGACATCTCCATGCATTCCTGGGTGCTTCATGCAAAACCCAGCTGCGTCCCTTTTCCAACCAGGGTTGGGGCTCTTAGTGGTTTGCCAGGGCAGGACCTTCTGCCCAAGGACCTTGCGGAGGTCCCTGAGCCCCAtggctcagagctgctctgtccCCATGGCCATAGACAAGCCGATGCAGCTGAACCAGGCACTCTTCATGCTCGGTGGCCGCAGTGGCTACGTTCTGCAGCCTGACATCATGAGGGATGAGACTTTTGACCCCTTCGACAAGAACAGCCTGAAGATTGTGGAACCCATCACAGTCCAGCTGCAGGCAAGTGGGCAAGGACAACAAGTCCACCATCAAGACAGGGACTTGCTTCTTCCCTGTCTTTATGTCAACGGGGGGTGCTTTTTACATGTTTCAGCCCCATACTGGCTCCATGGAGTTTATTACCCCATACTCTCTTGAGTTTGCTGGTCTTTCTCTGCATGCAGCATCGTTTTTCCCACGGGACAACCTCATAATTGCACAGAGTTGAGCCTAACCTGAGCGAGAGTGAGGGGGAGGGTAAAGTAGAAGCACCTTACTCAACCTTTGGATAATTTCAGAGTTACAGCTGGGAGGGGTTGGTTTGTAGGCACCTGACTCTTGAGCACAGCATGAATCCAGcaaaaattgttaaaataatttcatggaTACAGCTAAAATCAAGCTAAAACCAGTCCAAAATCATAAATAATTTGTGGTGTGGCTAATTATGGCCATGAAGCTTCTGGCAAGCCCAAACCAACAGAGCCACAGGATTGGCTCGAGGAGTCCTTCCTTGCCCATCATGTCTGGAGCTCaccctcctcttcttcctcttcctcccacagATCCTCGGTGCCCGGCACCTGCCCAAGAATGGGAGGAGCATCGTGTGCCCCTTCGTGGAGGTGGAGGTGTGCGGCTCTGAGTATGACAACAGCAAGAACAAGACAGATGTCGTAGGTGAGGGTCCACATGGGTGACAttcccacccagcccctgcaccctggggacaggcagggacaccGGGACAACCCTAACTGTGCCCTTTGGGGTCTTCTTGGACATATGGGTGATGGGGCTGGGTTTCATGGAGGAAAGAAGAGGACTGGCATGTCCCACTAACATGCTGGTGCTATGCTGGTGGTGTCCGTGGATCTAACCCTGCTCTGACCTTCCCTGCTCTCTCCTTGGGCCCCAGCCGACAATGGCTTCAACCCTGTCTGGATCTTCAAGCAGTTTGTCTTTGACATCAACAACCCTGAGTTTGCCTTCCTCCGCTTTGTGGTGTATGAGGAGGACATGTTCAGTGACCCCAACTTCTTGGCACAAGCCACCTTCCCTGTCAAGGGCCTCAAAACAGGTATGGTTCTTCCAtccacaccaccaccatcatcatcatcatcttcatcatcaCTGAATCgtggaatggtttgggttggaagggacctttaaaggtcatctggtccaacccccctgcaatcctcctcctcctcatcatcatcatctccTTGGGGATCTGGCCGTGGCGAGGGGTTCAGACCCCACCATAGGGCTAAGCTTGTGTTGTGGTGTTGTGTCCAGGCTACCGGTCAGTGCCATTGAAGAACAGCTACACTGAAGACCTGGAGCTCGCTGCCCTTCTCATCCACATTGAGATCATCAATGCCAAGGCAGGTGGCCCAGGTGGCTTGGAGaaccctgtgcctcagtttccccagctggaGCAAGAGAGAACAGCACCCTGGGGTGTCCTGTCCATGCCAGCAGCCTCACACCCTTGTGttggagcaggaggaagatgAGGAGAACCTCTACTCATCCATCCAGCAGCTACGGGACCGCGCCAGCGAGCTCTCCAGCCAAGTCTCCAGCTATGAGCGCACCAATGGCTGTGACTCCCGCTACCAGCAGCGCCTTGATGAGCTACGGGCAGCCCAGGAGCGGCTGATGGAGCTCACAGAAGTCCGCAACCGCAAGTGAGTGTCCTCTCCCTGTGCCTTCAGGAGGTCCCTCTTGAGAGGGTCCCTAAGGCTACCACCCTGCTCCCGCTCCCCACCAGGttgatggagaaaaagaagagggacCGGCAGATGGTCACCAAACGCAGCTGAGCTGGGTGGACACAAGCCCGCTGTGGACCtcccctgccacctcctctcctgctccagAGGGAGGTGGGGTGGCTGGATCTTGACCTTCCCACGCCTGGGGCTGGGTGACAGCAGTGTGACAAATTTGGGGACAAAAGGGGATTTCAGGTAGCTCTGCCTGTGATGTTTCTCTGTCGGGGCGAGGTGGGAGGCAAGATGCTCTGGCATAAATCCTGGGCACCTCCAGCTTCGTCCCATGTCCCTTGGGGCTTGTGGCCATGTCCGTGTCCCCCGGGTTGGCCATCCCCGCTCCTCTTCACCCTGCATCCTCTGTGTCCCACCATCCCATTGCAAGGGGGTGGTGATGAGTCCTGTGActgatggggaaactgaggcacaggtgCCCAGCCAGCCAAGGATGGGGCAGGACCGGCCACCTCCAtcctggggacaggggacaggaCTGGCTGGCAGCAAGGCATGAGGatggggacacaggggacaCTTtcgtgggggcagggggcattTTCCCCCCCCACtataaatatctgtattttcttcttttatccaGCATGTACATATGGCGCAGGGTGGGGGGTCTGTACGAGCCTCAGTATTAGGGCACAGGGGGGACCCTAAAACGTCTGGAGATGACCCCAGCATGGGCATGAGGGAGCAGGGAACCAGGTCTGGGGGTGCCTTGTGGGGCAGGGTGGCCAGTGACAGGGTGCCTTGAGTGAGCAttgcacagacacaggcacTGAGGTGGCCCCAGAGGAGACAGGGATGTCCCCAAGGTGACTCCAGCATTGACACCAAACTCTGGGAATGGGGACAGATCCTGCCAGTAAAGCCAATAGAGGTGATACCCAGCAGGGTGGCTGGGGACATCTCGGGGTGTCCCCCAGGGTTGGGGTGTCCCAACAGGGGGATATGTGTATTCTTTGtatgaaaataaatctatttagCCAATATTTATATCCTGCTGCTGTTGTCTGGTGTCCCctcagctctgcccacagcaccAATGTCCCCAGGGCAGATGATGTCCCCAGGGCGATGACTCCATGATCATGGATCCTGTGTGTCACCCTTGTCCCCGTGACATGTCCCAGCAGTGGTGGGGACACCCAGGCAGTGCATCAgtatgtgctgcagcaggcagggtcacctggggaggggacacaggatGCAGGATGTGGGGGACAGAGTacaggggcagggggacacaGGCCAAGGGACACAAGCCACAAGGCAGAGGGCCAGGAGGACACAGGGCACAGGGGTGCAGGGACATAGACAATGGATACAACATTGTGGGGACACAGGAGACAGAGCCATTGGGCCAGAGGGCTCTGGGGCCATGGGACACAGGGCCACCGGGACACATGGCTATGGGAATGCAGGGGCACAGGGCCACGGGGCcatggggacacagggctgTGGGGATGCAGGGGCACAGGGCTATGGGGACATGGAACACAGTCCTCTGGGCACACCCGACATGGGGCTGTGGGGACGTTGAGCCATGGGGACACCGGGCTATGGTGACACAGGACTCTGTGGACACAGGGCCATAGGGCCATGGGGCCATGGGTCCCAGGGTCATGGGGCCATGGGACATAAAGGACACAAGGCACGGCGTCAGGGAGGACACAGGGCTCTGGAGACTCACAGCTGTGGTGACACAGGACTCTGAGAACAGACAACCGTGAGGACACAGCGCTCCGGGGGCCGCACACGGGGCTCTGGAGCCACCGAGCCCGCGCAAccccgctgccgccggcggGGACGCTCCGGCCCCTGAGGGGCCCCACAGGGTGCGGGGCGAGACAGAGGCGAGTCCCGCCCCTCGGCGGTTCAGTTCCGCCCACTCTCTTCTTGATTGGCTCCCTGCCTCTTGCCCTCTCTCCAATTGGCTGAGCCAGACGGCGGCTGCGGGGCGTGGTGGGCGTGTCATCGCCGCTCTGGGCCGCGCTCCCCGCGGCTCTGTGGTGGCGTCGGCTGACGCGGaagagcggggccgggccggcggcgggagaCGGTGAGAGCcgggggcttggggggggcagcgccgggattccccccccccccgcctcggCCATGGCCCCACAGCGGGGCATTTCCCTAGGCCCGGTGGGGCCCTCGCagccccccgccgggcccgcccTGTGGGCGCCACGCCGCCTGCCGCCCCCTCTCTCGCTACTCAGGGGCAAAGCCCTGGAGGGCCTTCCTCTAGCCCAGCCTCAAAGCGCTGCTTTTGTGCcgctttatttttcattatctggCGCTTTCCAGGTTCCCCTCAGCGTAATCCATCAGGTTTCAGCGCTGTTTGAAACACCACAAGCCCAAATATTGCACACTGGTCACAGTGCGCTTTTATTCTGTTAACCTGGGAGGGAATTGCACATATTTTGTTGTTAGAGATTATTTATTCTTGGTTTtgatgaagaaaacagtttacTCTTGGTTATTTATGAGAAGAACAGTTTGTTTGTGGCTTTGATGaggaaaatgctttattttatgtggaaaatggttttattctggttttccttttcccccagcgTTTAAAGCACAGTGAAGTTTATTATATTCCTTGTGGGgagagaactttaaaaaaaaaaagaatagtaaaataaaaccaaggtCCTGAAAGCGGAACATTGAATAGGGGGAGATAGTACAtggaatgttatttttttttaattctgtcctttaaaaatcacagaactTCAAGCCTTTGCTCTGccagcagaattttaaaatgtcagcagCAAGTTGTGTGGATGGGCACTAAGGGAACTGCTGCATGCCGTGGGATCACTGCCACTGCCAGCTGTCACCTCCCAAGCTGCTCATTGCGAAGCAGGGTGCCTTaccctggcagggctgctcctgtGTGCCCCCGTAGTGCCCCATGACTTTGAGGTGGTCATCCTTGAGTGATGGTGATCTATTGGTAGGAGTCCCTCAGTACAAAGAAGAAGGAGCATGAGCGTGGTTTGTACCACCATGACAGCGGCCTGCCTCGGTGCTGCATGTTGAGTTCTTGAAAACGCTGATTATACACATTAAATTAGCCATGCTGGCAGACCCAAGTGGATGGTACTTGAGGAGACCCATGGATTTCTGTGGGGTTATTCAATTTTGAGACCAGACCTTCAGCCTCAGCAAAGGAGCGTTGCCCAAAAGCAGTACAGCAGCATTTAGATCAGATCTCCAAGCTATCTTCCCGCCTGCTAAGGTTAACAACTAAAATTGAAAGGGAGACAGCTCCTGTAGGAAGCTGCCACAATCAGCCCAAACAGAAGGAAAGCCCCAAGATTTAATCAGGCAtcatgtgatttctttttttcctaacacaAGCAGTGATTTATCTTTTcatgatactttttttaaaaaaaagctttcttgatACTAATTTCCAGTGAAGTCCCCAGTAACACTGCCCTCCTTGCTGAGCTCTGTACAGCCTTTCTCTTCAAAACTCTGCCTACGTTTTCCTCCCAACCCACCCGTTTATTCTTGTGAGCAGCTGCATTTGTGCTTCCTGCTGCAATGCCCCAAGTGTGTTTCTACTTCCCTTAATTGCATCTGCTCAGTTCCTTCTCTCTCCACTCCCAAGTTTTAAGAAACTTCTACCAGGTAGCCCACAGTGGAGgcatctttctttcttaatttcctCCATGGCCTAGAAACAGGCATGTCtccttattttctctgtattggCCAGGTTGGGCCAAATGGTGCTGTCCACTTGCAGGTAGAAGTTTCTATactcatccttttttttttaatgctctaaCAAAAAGTCTGGATTCTGGCTGTGCAGGGTATCATCAAAAGTGAGATGGGGAGGGGTAAAACGTATGAGAATTTAACTAGAATTTAAGTGCAGAAATGTACCTCTGATTCCAGATgtttgaatttcttttaatatattgGTTTTCAAAGATGGTGGTTTTTAATGCCTCAACATAGCAatgtggtgctgtgctttgcgtATGTTGTGAATCTTAGTGTGCTTTAACACAACATCCAAGAGTTCTAGTTGCAGACTAGAACTTCCTTtttagagattttttaaaaggcagagtTTAGCCTTTCCCTCACTCCTGCAACTAAGTATGAAAAGAAGGTAGAATTTAATGAGGCCATTCTGGCTGTGCAGTGTTGTAGGGAACAGGACAGGTGAGGAgatgctgctctgtgcagcttCTTACTGGGAGGGTTTAGTCAAGAAGGCAGAGCTGGACTCTTCCATGGATGCACAGTGAGAGGACAGGAGGCAATGAGGACAAGCAGGAACATCAGAAGTCTTGATTAgatggaattttttctttttaacctttttcACCTTTTGCTTCTTTCACCCTTGCCATGAGAgtgatcaaacactggaacaagggaccagggaggctgtgggctCTCTGTGGTTGGAGATGCCCAAAACTCAACTGGgtgaggctttgagcaacctgctttGAGTGCAGGGTTGGGCTTGAGATGTCTTCCAACCTGAATTCTTCTGACATCCTGCAAtaacatagaatcatttagattggaaaagatgcttaagatcaagtccaaccattaacctgcATGTGTCTTCACCGCGGTGACTCCTCCTTTTCTCACAACTCAGGGGAATGACGATGACCAGCATCCTGTCTTCAGCAGGGGATGGAAACTGCTATTACATCCTAACAGAAGACTGTGCCTATGGCAGCAAGTACTTCCAAGCTGGGAACATGTGTTTCTGCAGTGAGAGAAGTTACCTGCGTAACTTCTCCGATGACAGGCCCCCGGCTTGCTTCTTAAAAGTCATCATGTTGGATGACAGCTCCACTGTCACGATAAATATAGAAATCCTTCAGCCTGTGCGCAAGGAGACTGCTGTCTTCCTCCTGGCCATCAGTAGCCACAATGAACGCTTGAACTACTTCTTGGAGAGGCTGAGCCTTGAAGCAGCTCTGCGGGCCGTGCCAGGCCAAAAAGTGATGGTAGAGGTTGACCAGCAATATTTCCCTGGTATCATCCGCTACATTGGAAGCATTTACAAAAACACTTCAGCTGTCCTGTCTCCAGTCTTCTTCGGGGTGGAGTTACAGGTAAAGTCACcaagaaaataagttttatatTTTCCCTTAATGTTTTTGTATGTAATGTGCCTGTTTGGCATGTTTTCAGagtgaaggagaaaacagaggGCGCAGTGATGGATCTTACCACGGTACTGAGTATTTCAAGTGTAAGCGGAACTGCGGGATCTTCCTGCCGTTTAGCAAAGTCCAGTTTATTTCCACGCCAGACGATGACTATGCGAAACAGAAGCCAAAACCAGACACAGAAGAGGTGGTTCCTGTGAAAGTGGGAGATGCAGTTAGCTTCTACGTGGACCAAGTCCTCACAAAAGGAATAGCGATGGCAGTTTACAGGGAGGGAACCCAGTGGTTCGTTACAGTTTGTCCGGTAAGAGCAGccttgctgccttttcttggttttgggggatttttttttgttgttgttgttaaattGTGTTCTAGTGGGACATTAAAGAAAAGTGGAAGGACTGTCCAAAGGGGACGTAAGGTTAAAACTTTCCAGGCCTCTTTGAAAAATTGGTTCCTGTTTCAGGAATGCCCTATGCCTGATAAAGCATTTAGCTGATagattttctctcctttcaggAAGAAGAAGGAACAACTGACATTTTCAGAGAGATCCCTATGGACTCTGTTGTGAAGGAAAGCTTGCAAAGTAGGTTATCATCAGAAGTGTCTGCCCTGTGTACTACTTTCCTGGGGATTTAGCATTTATGTCTTCTCTGCAGGCTACTGATGAGCTGAAAGTCCAACAAAAGCTTCCACTAGTCCCAGCTACGTTGATCAGGAGGCAGGGAAGGTCTGTAGAACAGCGTTAAGTTCTGGACTAAATTCTTTGCATTAGACAACTAAAGCTGAGTCTATCCATTtgtcaggaaaaggaagagaatcTGATTGCagtgcagaaatatttcctaggGGAGAAGGCACCACTGGTTAAAGAGTCTTTAATTTAGTTGTAGAAAGTGGAGCAGGAGCCTCATCCTGATGACAGACAAACTCAGAAAGGCACAGATGCCAGCAGCGATGGTGTGAGTCATTGGACAAGACAAGAAAACAGTGGAATATCTCTGTTGCCATCAGCAGACACCGTGCAGATGGCCGGCTGAGGGAAGCCATCATTAAACCATTCGCTTGATTCATCTCactaaaggcagaaaaataatgaggaaaTAACTCCCCTGCTGCTGTTTAGTAGTCTGAAATGGCTCTGTGAAGGGCTGTGTTAGCTCTAGGGCCAGCAAGAGGCTGGAGTATGCAACCTTGAGTGGGGAAACAAGGAGCAGGATCATCCCCACTCAGCCTGTTAGACCAGCTTGGCCATATCACTGGGAATTATACCTTGTGTCTCTGGTGCTCAGCTTCATGATTGTCTGTGTGGTCTATAATTTCAAAATAGACCTGGTATTAGAGGACATCCAGAGGGGTCTGTCATTAGGTGTTGATTTCCTACCTAACCTGATATTTTGTATTGCCCACTAGGTTTATTTTCACCATTCGAGTCTGACATGGGCTTGCAGCACCCAAACCAAATGAAACGAGAGAGAAGCGAAAGTGGGGAGGAGTGTGAAAGTGGGAATTCATCCCTGGAGGTGAACTCCATGGTCCAGATCACCTTGGACAAGGGAAATCAGGTTTCAGGAATCATCCGCTGGTTGGGCTACCTGCCCCAAATTAAGCACAAAATGGCAGGAGTTGAACTGGtaagaagtaaaatatttcctgctGTGAGATTGTGTATCAGAACGGGCAGGTCTTGGTCGCTCTTCTAAGACCTTCAGCAGGTGGCTGTATATCACACAGCCTGACCTGGGCCTCTAATGTGTCACAGTGCGAACTGTGAGGGCAAGCACACAATTGTGCCCTCCCTTaggctggggaggagagctTGTGGAGTGATTATGAGGGCTGGGTTTGCTCTCTTCTAGAGCAGCATTACTGGAATGTGGGATGGAATAATCATGAATCCTACAAGCAGCATCAATAGGTTGGGAACATAAccagaataaatgaaaacagtcaACAAAATGGGACCAGACTTGTACACAGCTCTtaagatattaaatggccatTTGGGGGATTGCACCTCATTTGTGGAAAGCCTTCTCTCATGTTATTCCTCAATGCTCTTTTCCCAGGATGAAGATAAAGGGGTCACTGCTGGCGAATGGCTGGGCAAATATTACTTCCACTGTGCTCCAAAGCGCGGACTCTTCGTCAAGCTGCAGTCCTGCCAGCCTGACATCCGCTTCCAGTGTTCACACAACAGTGACTTGAGTCTCACAGGTTATAGTAAGTTCTCCAGGGAGAGAGGagacagggctgtgctgggacaaggCGTGCTGTGGAGAAGCCTCATGCAAAGTCTCTTAATCAGCGGTTTAATAGTCTTCACTTCCTTTGGGTGTTGCAAAAGATGTCAGTTTTAAGGAGGCTGAGGTTGCCATGATGGTATTTATAGGGAATGCCCCACAAGTGTGAGAGTTGTTAAGTGATTTGTTACAGGGATAACATAGACTAGGGCATTGAATATGGGACAATGTATTGTGTGTGACTCTAAAAACAAGGCCTCAGTGGCATGGATGTGTTGGTGAAAGGGAAGCTGGCAGGAAACATTGTGGGGGTAACAGAGGAGAGAAGTTCAGAGCAACAGCCTTTGCAAGGCATTGTGAAGGCTGCAAGCAAGACAGGGCTTCTCTCCCTGTGTTTTTcagggcaaaagaaaaagtcttGTAAAATTGAGACCTGAATATGGGCAAGCGTTCTAGCTATAGGGCCTGGCCTAGCTACTGTATGTTAAACGTAGATGGCACGCGTGGCTCTGGAGAATTGGAGCGGGTAGCTGAGGCCTATGGCCAAGATGCTGGGTGTAACAGTGTTACACCTGGGGACTGAGAAATAAGAGGGAGCTTGAAAAGGGAGGGAGGATTAAATTAATATGAGCATAGAACTTCATGTGATGGTAAGACGTTCACACGAAGATGCAGGGAAGAACAGGCCAGTATTTTCAgttgaacagaaagaaattgttCATGAGCAGAAAAGACAGTGTGAACTAGCCATTTAGAAACAGTAAACAAGATCACTGCAAACAAGAAGACAAGATTCCTGTAGGGACTATCCAAAAACTGGGAGTAGAGACAGGGAAGAATGTCTTTAAGGATGTGCTGAAGAGAGGAAGTTGAATTACAAGGGGAGAATGctgaagaaatcagaaaagaCCAGACTGAGAAAGCTACCTTTGAAGCTTAAGGAGACCACAGGCCAGGAAGATGAGGCTATTGAAGTGCAGTTGCCTGTTTGTACttttgctggctgctggggtcACATGTCTTTCAACAGAGAGATCCCAAGCTTTCATATAACATAGCACCAGCTCATTTGTAGCtctttttgtcttcattatACTTGGCGTAACAATGGCAGAGGCAGCGTGGATTGCTAGGCCATGCCTCTAGTGAAAAAGagagggtttggttttgtctcCCGTTTCCAGTAATGAATTAGTAAAAAGACAAGTCTTCATCTGAGCATGGTTGAatcccagcaggagcagcacataAGGGTGTGGTGCTGAGTTCTGAGTGGAGCAGACCTCTGGGGCATTGGGGAAGGGCCAAATGGACTCAGATGAGGTGAGAAGCTAAAgagagctgcttctgtttcttctcttgcagGAGGGCAAGAAGTTCTTCCACAGGCTTCAGAGAGTTTTCCTCCCCTCCGGAATGAGGCAGCAGTGCGTGTCCTGCTAGGGCGGATGAAGGGGATCCAAGGGCATTGTAATTCTTGCTATATGGATGCAGCCCTCTTCAGGTATGCTTAGATGGTACCATTTCATTAAAGGAGTGCTTTTCTAATTGGGTGGAGCCCTAAGCTGTAGCACTTCCTTGGACTTTCAAGGTGGCTGGAAATTTAGCTGGTATAAATTTCCTGTGTGGAGATGCAGCTGTGatgcttgctgctttttgatCTCCTTCCTAATGTGGTAGATTCTTAGGCCCTGAAGTACCCCTCATGAGTACCTAAGGTACCCATGTGTCTGTCATGCAGGGCAGTGAGAGATTGTAGTTTTCTGGACTTGGACCATGCTGACTCTGTCACTGGAGGTACTGtctggaaacatttcaaagaaactGCCCAGAAGGTCCCAGCTTCACTGGGCAGCACTGCTTGGAGAGGAAAAGACTCAGTGGTGCCCCCCATGAGTAGTTTTGGCTGCAAAGTGTGAGATTTCATTCTCTCTCAGCTGTTCCGTTGCTTACTACCAGTGTTCATTAAATCAGATGTGGTTTATCTCACTGTGGAGATGTGCTGTCATGCACCTTTCTGTAATTGTATGCATGGACTGTTGAAAATAACAGCCATCGATTGTCACCAGGCACAACAGTTTGGTTCTAACTATTGCTGGAAATCCATCAGACTTAAACCTATCACATTCTTTTCACAGCCTCTTCTCCTGTACGTCCGTGCTGGACTCCATGCTCTTCAAGCCCTTCCCACTATGTGACAGGAACGTCCAGAGCATTCTGCGGGATGAGATTGTTAATCCCCTTCGAAAGTGAGTATAGTATGTAGGAACCCTGGAAGTAATCCATCTGCCTTTGTACCttctctgctgccctgccagaTGGTACCTACCACTAAGGGAAAGGGTTACCTGGAGGGTTTCTCCTTACAGCCACATCCAAACATTTTCATATAGGGTTCCTCTTCCAGTTGTTCCTTTCCCTGGGTTGTAGGGCTGTTGTAACTCCTACTGCATGTGCATGAATATCTCTTGCTTAGAAGGAAGCCCAGTGAGCTGCACCTTtcagtgaaaggaagaaaggggcTTCCTGGGGTTTAGAACATGGCTGGGAGGACCTCTGGAGCAGGTGAAGTAGTGGCACTTCTTCATCAGCAGTTAGTCCCAAAGGCAGTATGCAATATCAGGCTGCATGATGGTAGATCATGGTGTGAGAGCTAAATCTTCTGGAATTTGTATCAAAGATACCAGGTTCTTTCCTCATCCTCCCTAGAGAGGTGTGGAAGAGAGGGATGGAGAGCTGACTGAACATAAGACATTAGCATCTTGTGTGTTTAAGGTGGGGCTTTGAGTGAGCTGCTCTAGTGGGAGgtgtgtccctgcccagggtaggggggttggaactagatgatcttgaaggtcccttccaacccaaaccattttatgattctatgatcttcCTTGAGCACCAGTgtcctggcactggctgcagaaatacaaccctgggacattctgtgatgctgagatctgattgagagcagccctgcagagaaggacttggggatgaAAAATTTGGCACGAGCTGGCAATGcgtgctcacagcccagaaatcCAACCggatcctgggctgcatcctgagcagcatggccagcaggtagAGGtaggggattctgcccctctgctctgctgtggtgaAGAGCCCCTCCCAGAGCACTGCACCCAGCTCaggggtccccagcacaagacagacctgttggagcggggcCGGAAAGGGACACAGAAATGGTCCAAGGGCTGGAAGccctctgctgcagaaaaaggttgggagagctggaggggttcagcctggagaaga from Falco biarmicus isolate bFalBia1 chromosome 3, bFalBia1.pri, whole genome shotgun sequence carries:
- the LOC130146789 gene encoding ubiquitin carboxyl-terminal hydrolase CYLD-like yields the protein MTMTSILSSAGDGNCYYILTEDCAYGSKYFQAGNMCFCSERSYLRNFSDDRPPACFLKVIMLDDSSTVTINIEILQPVRKETAVFLLAISSHNERLNYFLERLSLEAALRAVPGQKVMVEVDQQYFPGIIRYIGSIYKNTSAVLSPVFFGVELQSEGENRGRSDGSYHGTEYFKCKRNCGIFLPFSKVQFISTPDDDYAKQKPKPDTEEVVPVKVGDAVSFYVDQVLTKGIAMAVYREGTQWFVTVCPEEEGTTDIFREIPMDSVVKESLQSLFSPFESDMGLQHPNQMKRERSESGEECESGNSSLEVNSMVQITLDKGNQVSGIIRWLGYLPQIKHKMAGVELDEDKGVTAGEWLGKYYFHCAPKRGLFVKLQSCQPDIRFQCSHNSDLSLTGYRGQEVLPQASESFPPLRNEAAVRVLLGRMKGIQGHCNSCYMDAALFSLFSCTSVLDSMLFKPFPLCDRNVQSILRDEIVNPLRKTGFVRARSVMHLREQLTEKGRCSSFTNAEKDPEEFLNLIMHQILGVEPLLKLQSGGQKEQDCYCYQIFMDKQEDLVVPDVQQLVEHSFLSSDLKLVEIPSCFIIQMPRFGKEYKMFSKIIPSLELDITDLLLDSPRECCVCGNVATLECAECFKDKVFAAVGLKQFCSSCSRQVHSHYRRKMHKPTGLHIPEEFHSRSPWGSQQVPREKMELFAVLCIETSHYVSFVKYGPENEHWMFFDSMADRHGDENGFNIPTVTLCPEIAKYLDLSLAALALEQPRDMDGVAKRLFCDAYMYMYQSKKMALYK